Proteins encoded in a region of the Cyclopterus lumpus isolate fCycLum1 chromosome 23, fCycLum1.pri, whole genome shotgun sequence genome:
- the nudt4b gene encoding diphosphoinositol polyphosphate phosphohydrolase NUDT4B, whose protein sequence is MKLKPNQTRTYDGEGFKKRAACLCFKNEREEEVLLVSSSRHPEQWIVPGGGMEPEEEPCGAAVREVFEEAGVKGKLGRLLGVFEQNQDRKHRTYVYVLTVTETLEAWEDSVNIGRKREWFTVDEAIRVLQSHKPVHAEYLQRLQLSCSPTNGNSILPSPPPNDNYPHYSATATSPSTGNALGSSCR, encoded by the exons ATGAAGCTCAAACCGAACCAGACCAGGACATACGATGGCGAGGGCTTCAAGAAACGAGCAGCATGCCTGTGCTTCAAGAATGAACGCGAGGAAGAG GTTCTGCTGGTCAGCAGCAGCCGGCACCCGGAACAGTGGATCGTCCCCGGAGGTGGGATGGAGCCAGAGGAGGAGCCATGTGGTGCCGCAGTGCGAGAGGTGTTTGAGGAG GCCGGTGTGAAGGGCAAGCTAGGACGTCTGCTCGGTGTGTTTGAG CAAAACCAGGATCGGAAGCACCGGACGTATGTGTACGTGTTGACTGTCACAGAAACACTGGAGGCCTGGGAAGACTCCGTCAACATAG GCCGTAAGAGGGAGTGGTTCACCGTGGACGAGGCCATCAGAGTGCTGCAGAGCCACAAACCCGTCCATGCCGAGTACCTGCAGAGGCTCCAGCTCAGCTGCTCCCCAACCAACGGAAACTCCATCCTGCCGAGCCCGCCACCCAACGATAACTACCCCCATTACAGCGCCACCGCCACCTCACCCTCGACGGGCAACGCGTTGGGCTCCTCCTGCAGATAG